From a single Sus scrofa isolate TJ Tabasco breed Duroc chromosome 13, Sscrofa11.1, whole genome shotgun sequence genomic region:
- the EDEM1 gene encoding ER degradation-enhancing alpha-mannosidase-like protein 1 isoform X2: MASARPGAGAPPAWPPWSAVACLRAGAQHGLLPALPAQLRLPPPEGLRRPRVSCLGARGQAGDAWGAVVAAAAGSRGGGGGSVCGAAAGSAAARAGCVWPGPLGLRAGRPGPRPGRVREALQWCLPASAARTDARPGARHVRLRLRQLHGARLSPGRAQPHPLPRPRAGPRGPIMGNSSEFQKAVKLVINTVSFDKDSTVQVFEATIRVLGSLLSAHRIITDSKQPFGDMTIKDYDNELLHMAHDLAVRLLPAFENTKTGIPYPRVNLKTGVPPDSNNETCTAGAGSLLVEFGILSRLLGDSTFEWVARRAVKALWNLRSNDTGLLGNVVNIQTGHWVGKQSGLGAGLDSFYEYLLKSYILFGEKEDLEMFNAAYQSIQNYLRRGREACNEGEGDPPLYVNVNMFSGQLMNTWIDSLQAFFPGLQVLIGDVEDAICLHAFYYAIWKRYGALPERYNWQLQAPDVLFYPLRPELVESTYLLYQATKNPFYLHVGMDILQSLEKYTKAKCGYATLHHVIDKSKEDRMESFFLSETCKYLYLLFDEENPVHKSGTRYMFTTEGHIVSVDEHLRESPWKEFFSEEGGQDQVEKSVHRPKSHELKVINSSSNCNRVPDERRYSLPLKSIYMRQIDQMVGLI; encoded by the exons ATGGCGAGCGCTCGTCCTGGGGCTGGTGCTCCTCCGGCTTGGCCTCCATGGAGTGCTGTGGCTTGTCTTCGGGCTGGGGCCCAGCATGGGCTTCTACCAGCGCTTCCCGCTCAGCTTCGGCTTCCACCGCCTGAGGGGCTCCGACGGCCCCGCGTCTCTTGCCTCGGGGCCCGCGGGCAggccggggacgcctggggggcCGTCGTGGCTGCAGCCGCCGGttcccgcggcggcggcggcggcagcgtcTGCGGGGCGGCGGCGGGCTCCGCGGCGGCCAGGGCCGGGTGTGTGTGGCCCGGCCCACTGGGGCTACGTGCTGGGCGGCCGGGACCGCGGCCGGGACGAGTACGAGAAGCGCTACAGTGGTGCCTTCCCGCCTCAGCTGCGCGCACAGATGCGCGACCTGGCGCGAGGCATGTTCGTCTTCGGCTACGACAATTACATGGCGCACGCCTTTCCCCAGGACGAGCTCAACCCCATCCACTGCCGCGGCCGAGGGCCGGACCGCGGGGACCC ATAATGGGAAATTCATCCGAGTTCCAGAAAGCAGTCAAGTTAGTGATCAACACAGTTTCATTTGACAAAGATTCCACCGTCCAAGTCTTTGAAGCCACAATAAG GGTCCTGGGAAGCCTTCTCTCTGCCCACAGAATAATAACTGACTCCAAGCAGCCCTTTGGTGACATGACGATTAAGGATTATGACAATGAGCTGTTGCATATGGCCCATGACCTGGCCGTGAGGCTCCTCCCTGCCTTTGAAAACACCAAGACAGGCATCCCCTACCCTCGG GTGAATCTAAAGACTGGTGTTCCTCCTGACAGCAATAATGAGACATGCACGGCCGGTGCTGGTTCCCTCCTGGTGGAGTTTGGCATTCTGAGCCGACTGCTGGGGGATTCCACGTTCGAGTGGGTGGCCAGGCGAGCAGTGAAAGCTCTTTGGAACCTGCGGAGCAATGACACAGGATTGTTAG GCAATGTTGTCAACATTCAGACGGGCCATTGGGTTGGAAAGCAGAGTGGCTTGGGTGCCGGACTGGACTCCTTCTATGAATACCTCTTGAAATCTTACattctctttggagaaaaagaAGATCTAGAAATGTTTAATGCTGCATATCAGAGTATTCAGAACTACTTAAGAAGAGG TCGGGAAGCCTGTAATGAAGGAGAAGGGGACCCGCCACTCTACGTCAATGTGAACATGTTCAGTGGGCAGCTGATGAACACATGGATTGACTCTCTGCAGGCCTTCTTCCCCGGACTGCAG GTTCTGATAGGCGATGTGGAAGATGCCATCTGCCTGCATGCCTTTTACTATGCCATATGGAAGCGCTACGGGGCCCTCCCCGAGAGGTACaactggcagctgcaggcccCTGACGTGCTTTTCTACCCGCTGAGACCAGAGCTGGTGGAGTCTACTTATCTCCTATACCAG GCAACCAAGAATCCCTTCTACCTCCACGTAGGAATGGATATTCTGCAGAGTCTGGAAAAGTACACAAAAGCCAA GTGTGGGTATGCTACATTGCATCACGTCATCGACAAATCCAAGGAGGACCGGATGGAGAGCTTCTTTCTCAGTGAGACCTGCAAATATTTGTATCTG CTCTTTGATGAGGAGAATCCAGTACACAAATCTGGAACCAGATACATGTTTACAACTGAGGGACATATTGTATCTGTGGATGAACATCTTCGGGAATCACCCTGGAAGGAGTTCTTTTCTGAAGAGGGAGGGCAGGACCAAGTGGAAAAGTCTGTGCACAGGCCTAAATCTCACGAACTGAAAGTCATCAACTCCAGCTCCAAT tgcAATCGTGTTCCTGATGAAAGGAGATACTCCTTGCCCTTAAAGAGCATCTACATGCGGCAGATTGACCAGATGGTTGGCTTGATTTGA
- the EDEM1 gene encoding ER degradation-enhancing alpha-mannosidase-like protein 1 isoform X1 produces the protein MQWRALVLGLVLLRLGLHGVLWLVFGLGPSMGFYQRFPLSFGFHRLRGSDGPASLASGPAGRPGTPGGPSWLQPPVPAAAAAAASAGRRRAPRRPGPGVCGPAHWGYVLGGRDRGRDEYEKRYSGAFPPQLRAQMRDLARGMFVFGYDNYMAHAFPQDELNPIHCRGRGPDRGDPSNLNINDVLGNYSLTLVDALDTLAIMGNSSEFQKAVKLVINTVSFDKDSTVQVFEATIRVLGSLLSAHRIITDSKQPFGDMTIKDYDNELLHMAHDLAVRLLPAFENTKTGIPYPRVNLKTGVPPDSNNETCTAGAGSLLVEFGILSRLLGDSTFEWVARRAVKALWNLRSNDTGLLGNVVNIQTGHWVGKQSGLGAGLDSFYEYLLKSYILFGEKEDLEMFNAAYQSIQNYLRRGREACNEGEGDPPLYVNVNMFSGQLMNTWIDSLQAFFPGLQVLIGDVEDAICLHAFYYAIWKRYGALPERYNWQLQAPDVLFYPLRPELVESTYLLYQATKNPFYLHVGMDILQSLEKYTKAKCGYATLHHVIDKSKEDRMESFFLSETCKYLYLLFDEENPVHKSGTRYMFTTEGHIVSVDEHLRESPWKEFFSEEGGQDQVEKSVHRPKSHELKVINSSSNCNRVPDERRYSLPLKSIYMRQIDQMVGLI, from the exons ATGCAATGGCGAGCGCTCGTCCTGGGGCTGGTGCTCCTCCGGCTTGGCCTCCATGGAGTGCTGTGGCTTGTCTTCGGGCTGGGGCCCAGCATGGGCTTCTACCAGCGCTTCCCGCTCAGCTTCGGCTTCCACCGCCTGAGGGGCTCCGACGGCCCCGCGTCTCTTGCCTCGGGGCCCGCGGGCAggccggggacgcctggggggcCGTCGTGGCTGCAGCCGCCGGttcccgcggcggcggcggcggcagcgtcTGCGGGGCGGCGGCGGGCTCCGCGGCGGCCAGGGCCGGGTGTGTGTGGCCCGGCCCACTGGGGCTACGTGCTGGGCGGCCGGGACCGCGGCCGGGACGAGTACGAGAAGCGCTACAGTGGTGCCTTCCCGCCTCAGCTGCGCGCACAGATGCGCGACCTGGCGCGAGGCATGTTCGTCTTCGGCTACGACAATTACATGGCGCACGCCTTTCCCCAGGACGAGCTCAACCCCATCCACTGCCGCGGCCGAGGGCCGGACCGCGGGGACCC ttcAAATTTGAACATCAATGATGTCCTTGGGAATTATTCATTGACTCTTGTTGATGCATTGGATACACTTGCA ATAATGGGAAATTCATCCGAGTTCCAGAAAGCAGTCAAGTTAGTGATCAACACAGTTTCATTTGACAAAGATTCCACCGTCCAAGTCTTTGAAGCCACAATAAG GGTCCTGGGAAGCCTTCTCTCTGCCCACAGAATAATAACTGACTCCAAGCAGCCCTTTGGTGACATGACGATTAAGGATTATGACAATGAGCTGTTGCATATGGCCCATGACCTGGCCGTGAGGCTCCTCCCTGCCTTTGAAAACACCAAGACAGGCATCCCCTACCCTCGG GTGAATCTAAAGACTGGTGTTCCTCCTGACAGCAATAATGAGACATGCACGGCCGGTGCTGGTTCCCTCCTGGTGGAGTTTGGCATTCTGAGCCGACTGCTGGGGGATTCCACGTTCGAGTGGGTGGCCAGGCGAGCAGTGAAAGCTCTTTGGAACCTGCGGAGCAATGACACAGGATTGTTAG GCAATGTTGTCAACATTCAGACGGGCCATTGGGTTGGAAAGCAGAGTGGCTTGGGTGCCGGACTGGACTCCTTCTATGAATACCTCTTGAAATCTTACattctctttggagaaaaagaAGATCTAGAAATGTTTAATGCTGCATATCAGAGTATTCAGAACTACTTAAGAAGAGG TCGGGAAGCCTGTAATGAAGGAGAAGGGGACCCGCCACTCTACGTCAATGTGAACATGTTCAGTGGGCAGCTGATGAACACATGGATTGACTCTCTGCAGGCCTTCTTCCCCGGACTGCAG GTTCTGATAGGCGATGTGGAAGATGCCATCTGCCTGCATGCCTTTTACTATGCCATATGGAAGCGCTACGGGGCCCTCCCCGAGAGGTACaactggcagctgcaggcccCTGACGTGCTTTTCTACCCGCTGAGACCAGAGCTGGTGGAGTCTACTTATCTCCTATACCAG GCAACCAAGAATCCCTTCTACCTCCACGTAGGAATGGATATTCTGCAGAGTCTGGAAAAGTACACAAAAGCCAA GTGTGGGTATGCTACATTGCATCACGTCATCGACAAATCCAAGGAGGACCGGATGGAGAGCTTCTTTCTCAGTGAGACCTGCAAATATTTGTATCTG CTCTTTGATGAGGAGAATCCAGTACACAAATCTGGAACCAGATACATGTTTACAACTGAGGGACATATTGTATCTGTGGATGAACATCTTCGGGAATCACCCTGGAAGGAGTTCTTTTCTGAAGAGGGAGGGCAGGACCAAGTGGAAAAGTCTGTGCACAGGCCTAAATCTCACGAACTGAAAGTCATCAACTCCAGCTCCAAT tgcAATCGTGTTCCTGATGAAAGGAGATACTCCTTGCCCTTAAAGAGCATCTACATGCGGCAGATTGACCAGATGGTTGGCTTGATTTGA